Below is a window of Ovis aries strain OAR_USU_Benz2616 breed Rambouillet chromosome 20, ARS-UI_Ramb_v3.0, whole genome shotgun sequence DNA.
ACTGCTGGCAGTGGGATCTTAGGCACTTAGCTTTATCTTTCTGGGACAGCCTCCCACTTGTGAAGCAGAGGTGAGGTTTACTTGGATGGGAGGGAATTTAAGGAGACAGTAAGTACAGGCCCTAGAGGTTGTTTGGTTGGATCCTTCCTGGTGTCCTTCGTTCCCAGGCTGCCTGCCCCCCAATCCTAGCACCCCCATTCTGGTGGCAGCCCTCTGTGAactcctctgccttctccagtggccccACACTGGGTCTCTATTTTATGGGACCTTGGCTGGGAGTTGCTCCCTTCATTTGGGCCTCTGAATCCAGGCCTTACCTCTCTTCCTCAGGGTGGGGACTataggagggaggtgggagggggctgcagTTGTCAGGACTCAGACCTGCCCACCTGGGATGCCCACCCAGGCCCCCGCCCTGTGGGGCCAGGCCCTGCTCAGTCTCCTCATTGCCCTGGGCTTGTCCCTGCCAGCTCTGTGAAGACCGCAGGTGTGGACAGTGGGGAAAGTATAGCAGACACATTTGGGGACCACAGGGCTGCCTGGGAGAAGCTGTCCCATCCCAGACAGGCCCCGAGGTGTAGGGCTTGGGGCAAGTGAGTGTCCTGACCCAGGCTGGGAGGCTGTTATTTACACTCTGGAGCCCAGATGACGTCTCGTGGCCCATCCTTCCCGGCCTCCTATGTGGTGTAGCCTACAAAGCTGGTTCTGTGTGAGCCAGGAAAAAACAGCTCCCTCGCTTCTCAGCTGTCCCAGGACACCCGCATCCCTGTCCTCCTAGATCCAGAATGGTCTGGGAGTTTCCTGACCTCAGATTCCTCTTTGGAAAGCCGCACGGCCCTGCCCAAACAGTGTAATCACTTCCAGCCTGCCCAGCGGGGGTAGAagacttgtgttttgttttctcactcacccacccaccccctcagCCTTTAGCAAGATTTCCAAAACCACCTGCGGATGTGTGGATCACATCGGTTCCCAAGCCTGCAGGGTCCCCCGAGTCTTTGGGACTGAGAACCAAGGTCCTTCTGGCCATGCTCTTCGGTCCTATGTCCCTGGTCCCCCTCCCCCTCGGGACTCATCTGTGCCCTTTCCCGCATCCCAGGCCACCTCCTCTTCTGCATGTTCTGTGCCCTGGGACAGCTGGAGAGATGGAAGAGGGTGGGGCTGCCCCAGGTTTGATTTAGGAAGGAAAGTGGGATGGTGGGTCACCTGGCCTCACTTTCCTCTCCCATCCCCAGGTACAAAGCCGTCTGGCTTATCTTCTTCGTACTGGGTCTGGGGACGCTGCTGCCCTGGAATTTCTTCATGACGGCCACTAAGGTGAGATGTGGGAATGGGCTCCCAGGGGCTCATCCACTGGGCATTTAGGGCCTGGATACGTGCTTGCAGGCACAGCGCAAAAGGTGCCAACACTCCTCTCTGCAACCCTCACAGTATTTCACAAACCGCCTGGACATGTCCCAGAATATGTCCTTGGCCCCTGCTGAAGTAAGCAAGGACATCCAGGCCTCGGCCAGCCCCCTGGCACCCTCGCCAGAGCGGACCCATCTCAGCACCATCTTTAACAATGTCATGACCTTATGTGCCATGGTGCCCCTGCTGATCTTCACCTGCCTCAACTCCTTCCTGCATCAGAGGTGAGCCCCCAGACCCCCACCCTGACCCCCTCgctgcctcctgccctccctgggCTGGGCCCCTGGCTTCGCCACCCATCTCTGCCACCGCCTCCTCTTTGACAGGATCCCCCAGTCTGTGCGGATCCTGGGCAGCCTGGTGGCCATCCTGTTGGTGTTCCTGATCACTGCCATCCTGGTGAAGGTGCCCCTACATGAGCTGTCCTTCTTCGTCATCACCATGATCAAGATCATGCTCATTAACTGTAAGCGGGGCTGGGTGCGGACCTGGGCAGAAGTCCCATGGCTGGTCAGAGAGGAatcttttcctcctcctgggtGGTGAGGATTCCAGAGCCTAAGCAGGGCTAGGAGTGGGAAGGAAAGGGCTGCTCAGTGTCAGGACTTACTGGGAGTCAAGCAGGAATTGCCAAGGCCCCACGACCCACCcggctcccctctcccttctgCTGTCCACCCTGTTGCACAGCTTTCGGCGCCATCCTGCAGGGCAGCCTGTTTGGCCTGGCCGGCCTCCTGCCCGCCAGCTACACAGCCCCCATCATGAGTGGCcagggcctggcaggcttcttCGCCTCCGTGGCCATGATCTGCGCCATTGCCAGTAAGTCCTGCCGTTTGTCTGCCTATCACCCTGGTGGTTgcggggaggaggggacagggcTGGCCTCTGATTGCTGACACCCTCTGCCCCAGGTGGCTCCAAGCTGTCGGAAAGTGCCTTTGGCTATTTTATCACAGCCTGTGGAGTTATCATTTTGACCATCATCTGTTATCTGGGCCTGCCACGGCTGGTGAGCACTTGAACCCCAGGTTTGGAGTTCTTGGCCGGGGGGAGAAAGGGGTCCAGGGCTCCAGACCAAGGGGACGAAACCTGTGGGAGGGAGAAGCTCTGGAGATTCTGCTTCTGAATCCACCTTCCTTCCCTTGATAGGAATTCTACCGCTATTACCGGCAGCTCAAGCTCAAAGGGCCCGGGGAGCAGGAGACCAAGCTGGACCTCATTAGTAAAGGTCCGAAGAACCCGAGGAAGCTGGGGTGGAGGATGGCTGCTCAGCAGGGGGGCAGCATGAGCTGTGGGCAAGAATGAGCTTCCTGTAGTGAGGGATAACACCAGTAAACAGGGCTGGGCTAGAGAAGCTGGGTGGGGCTGTGCACTGGTTTAAGGGGGTATCCACCCCCAGCTGACCCCAGCCCTTTTGGGGATTGTGTCATTTCCCGTTGCTCTGTTCCTCCCACAACTTGAAGACCCTCTCACCACCTGTCACCCCCCAGGAGAGGAAGCAAAACCAGGCCAAGAGGAGACCCGATTCTCGGCCCCCAGCTCTCAGCCCACCAAGGAAAGCCACTCTGTCCGCACTATCCTCAAAAGTGTATGTAGGGCTGGGGCATCCTGCCTCCTACCCCTCCCATCCCTTTTTTTCTGATCCTTTCTCACCCCATGCCCATCCCCTCCCTTTCTGGCTGGAGACTGGCCCCTTTGCTGGATTTTCCTGCATGTATGCACGCCTGTGTGTGTATTGGGGAATCTTGGTTCTTTAATGATGCACAGCCACCACGAAGACACAGACCAGGGTCCCTTTCCTCCAGATCTTGGTCCCGGCTTTCTCCGTCTGCTTCGTCTTCACCATCACCATTGGGATATTTCCTGCCGTGACAGCTGAGGTCGAGTCCAGCATTGCGGGCACCAGCGCCTGGAGTGAGGAAACCACGGGTTCCcaggatggggaaggacaggggctTGAGAGCAGGGCTAGGAGCCTGGGCGAGGGGAGCCTGGGCTGTTGCCTCCGCAGCCAGGCTCTGCTGGCCCACTCACCCTTCCCCGGCCTGGAAGCACCTTCTCCGTTTCACAGCTGGGAAACCCAAGTCCCAGGGAGAGTCAGGGTTGCTAGATCCTGCCTTTCTTGGACCCACTAACCCTCTCCTAATCTACTCTTTGTCCTCCAGAGGCCTACTTCATTCCTGTGTCCTGTTTCTTGACTTTCAATGTCTTTGACTGGCTGGGCCGGAGCCTCACAGCCATCACCATGTGGGTAAGTGAAGGAGGGTCACCAAGCCCCTGTGAGATGGGAGAGTCCAGACTGAGACACCCAGGGAGGGGACCAAGAAAGTATGGTGGAAAGCGGaccatgctttttttaaaaaactgagacatAATCTTTGTATAGTACGGTGTACAAGTTGTAGATGTACAGTTTAATGactacacacacataaacatacacacgCTCCTGGTGATCACCACCCAGGTCATGCTGCAGCACATGGCCAGAAGGTCTATCTACCATGGCCACTCCCGATCAGTACCCTACAAGGGTAACTAGGCTTGGAGGTTTCAATTCAGATCCTGAGGGCCTCCGAATGGAGCCCCGGGGCCTGGCCCAGCCTGACCGTGGCGTGGCCTGGTCCCCGCAGCCTGGGAAGGACAGCTACTGGCTCCCGAGCCTGGTGCTGGCCCGGCTGGCCTTcgtgcccctgctgctgctgtgtaACGTCCAGCCCCGCCGCAACCTGCCTGTGATCTTTGAGCACGACGCCTGGTTCATCATCTTCATGGCTGCCTTCGCCTTCTCCAACGGCTACCTTGCCAGTCTCTGCATGTGCTTCGGGCCCAAGTGAGTGGGGAGTATGGTGGCCTCAGGCAGGGCCTAGTGCTCCAGCTGGGGACCCTCAGCAGAGGGAAAGTGGGAAGAGGGAGACTCCTGATCATGGAGCTCAGGGTTTCCAGGCTGAGAGAGGAGCCCACTGGCCCTCGGGGCCCAGgcagtgggaggggaggaggggctccCAGGGAAAGGTAGAGACAGCCTCAGTACACACCCCCTCACCAAGATGGAGAGGAAGACAAGTGGGTCAGCAGAATGAGATGctctgggtggggcaggggacTGGGGTCAGGGATGTCCTAAGGTCGGCTCGCCCTCCCTCCTTTAGGAAAGTGAAGCCGGCTGAGGCGGAGACAGCTGGAGCCATCATGgccttctttctgtctctgggCCTGGCCCTGGGGGCCGTCTTCTCCTTCCTGTTCCGGGCAATCGTGTGACCGCGGATGGACGGCAGGATGGCACCAGCTGCCTGCTCCTGCCTTCCCctttgggggtgggcaggggtccTCTGGAGGTTTTCCTGTCTAGCCATCTTCTGCTTGCTCATGGCCTGTGCTGGGCCCGGCATCCAGGCCCCGAGGAGAGAGCTCTGTGGATGAACATGGGGACACTGTGGGCTGGAGGGTCAGAGTCAAGGGAGGGGACACAGTCTCTGCTCACGCGGACCCCCCACTCTTGGCTCTGACCAATGCCTGCCCGGGCAGGGGTTCCTAGGCTCAGAGAGTTGTGTGTCTTGTCTGTCTGCCTGTACCAAGGGTGGCCGGGGGCCAGGACTGCTTGTTCTGAAGTCTGATCTGGGATTTCTGCAGTCCCCTTCTCCCCATGTGcctcttcctcccacctctccaTGTTCTACCCATCATGAACACTGTACATTTGCCATTATACTGCCTTTTTTTATACTCAAACCAGGGGCCTTCAAAGGCTggttaaataaacttttttttttttcctccgtgGCTCCCTGTGTCCTCCAGCCATGGGTTCACACCCTGGAGAGGCTAGAGGGATGGCAGCCTGAGTCTGGGGGGATGAGCATGACCCAGATGGGCCTTGGCCAGCACTGGGCCTGGGTCCAAGGCATTAGGGATGGGGTGGGTCCTCTTTAGTCTCAGAGGCATTACAGTGCCTCCTGCTGGGGCCACAGAAGAGAGACAGGCCTGGATCCAGGACACCCAGACTGTTGGCTGAGATGGAGAAAGGCTATTTCCTTTTGCCATTTCATTCCTCCTTTTGGAGGCCTGGGGGTGGAGACAGTGCGccatctttcttttgttttgagtCGCCCCCTCCACTCTGTCCTCACCCCACAGCCTGGGGAGGGAGCTCTCTAAAAGCAGCCagctccacctcccacccccaccccaccagcagGAAGAGGCTGTAGCCGGAGGGTTCTGCCCTGCCTGGCACCAGGCCCTGACACTGAAGTCAAGGCAGACTTCTTGGCGAACAAGGGGCCTGTGTGTCCTCAATGAAGCtgggcccctttctcctcccagacTCTGGCCTAGAGAGGTGTGCAGTGGCTCAGGAACGTGAGAGGACTTGGTGGAGGGGCCCACACCACCGGAGTGCCCCTTCTCAGAAAGAGCTCTTCCTGATAGGAAGTGAAACCAGAGCTCTGGCCGCCGAGCTGACACTGAccacccgccccccaccactGCTCCCCCGTGCCCATGGCACTTGCGTCAGGGCTTTATTTCTAACAGTTTAATTGAAGGCTTCAGGCTTAAAAATGTTGGCACATTTTTAAGGGTCTTTGATTAGCTCTGAAGTCCTAACAGGAGAGTTAAGTATTATCATATGGGGAACTGGAGTCCACAATATACCCCAGGGTACACGTCAAACCAGTACACATAATCTGAGGCTGATGGGAAATAAATTGTTCCTTTCATATCAGTTTCAAAAGCAAGGGGTGCCCTGAGTCTTCGCTCGTCCCTGCAGAGCCCTTTGGTCACAAGGCTGAGAGAAAACCGCACCCTTTCTCTGCTCCCTCTCGACAGACCCCTGGTACTCACACTGGACAGTCCTGCTGGGCTCCCTCCTCAGCACCACAGCCCTTCAGGGACCCTGTGCTTCTTCCCTGGGCCCCTTCCTGCCTCTTGCCTGGCCTTTCAGGACTCCAGCCAGGTCTACTGCAGCCCATCACACACGTGGCTGCAGCGTAATCTGAAAAGAACACTGAGTCACAGTCTGGTCTCTCCTGGAGCACGCCAGGCATTTCCTGATCCTCCACCACCAGCAGCCGCCACTTTGCACAGTTCCTTCCCCCTCTGTGCCTTTTGACACCGTGGCTTATGCTCTTATCTTACTCCAGCTACCAGTCATGCTTTTCAGGTTCAGGTTCACATCCTACGTTTTCCCTCTAAGCTCCCAGAGATACTCAGAAATGTTCGCTTCCTTGCCCCTGCTTGTTCCCCCTCAGTCTTTGCAGGCCAGACTCCAGCTGTGTGGTAGGACTCAGTTCAACTCCAGCAGTGACTTGAAGGACAAACGTTTTAGATTACAGTCACATCTTTCTTCACTttgaaggaaaattttatttatttatctggctgtgcttgatcatgtgggatctagttccctgaccagggattgaactcaggccccctgcattgggaatgtggagtcagCCACTGGAAGTCCCCTGAGTGAAACTGATGTTTGAAGAAGATTACTAGAATATCTTTCCCAAAACTTTTTCTAATGCAATTATCAAAAAATGTGAATCTCACTCATTTTACTAAAGACCTCACTGTTCTCACCTGAGAGCAAGGTGGTTAGAAAGCTCTGGGGGCTAGAAAACAGCTCCTGCCGGCCCAACTGCAGTGGCGGTGTCTGACCACAAGAGGGCGCTCTGCAGGCAATGCTGCCTGCGAGAGGCAGGCCTCTGGGGCCTCACCTTTCCTCTCCGCACTTTGCTTCCTGTAAGGTGGCCAAAGGCTGGGCTTGTGCCGGTCATCTCCTTCCGTGTGACATTTCTGCCCCAAGCAGTGGTCTGTGCAGAGGCTGCTGTACTCCCTGAGGTGGCCGCCACAGCCCCACAGAAACTTCCCTCTTGTTTAATCTTATTTGGTGAATTGTTGGGGCTTCAaatctttgaaaagttaaaaagccCCAGCAAAATTAGCCATCATCCTTAAAAACAGAAGTGAACCATCAGGTATAACTGATGGATTGGAATATACCTGTTTGTAGTCTTTGGAGTGAAGAGGGCAAGAGTAGGGTGAGGGGTAGTATGATGGAGGCAGGTGCTTGACAGGCAACCCCCCATTACTGGGAAATTTATTCTCAGGATGTAAAACTCTTGATAGTGAATCAAAATGGATGTGAGCAGAGAAGTGCAGAGTCACCTTAAAGAGACAGCCGGGTTCTGGCCGGCAGGCCCTGCCTGAAACCCAAGTCTCGACACACACGGGAAGAGTGACACCAGGCTTGCAGGGAGGCCCGTCTGGTTTCTGGGGCAAGCCGGTAGAGAGGGTGAAGGCGAGCAGAATCCACGTTTCCCCACAACCCACCAGGAGCCTGTGTCCCACCTGGGTTCCTCTCGCTCAACTCCATCTGAACCGGCTTCCTGCGTGGGTGCCCTCGGAAGAGTCTGCTCATCAGAGCCCCACAGCCTTGGCGGTCCGGGTGGTCCCTGCCAGTGAGCCCGCCGGCGTTCTGGCTCCAGacagcagggcaaatgctaaatGAGTCAGCAGAACCACAAAAAAGCAGGGGCTTCTGCTCAGGACAGCTACCCCCTCCCTGGACCTTTGTACGGGTTGGGGACGTGGTTCAGATTCAGAGAcgaggactccatcttgggcctgCCAAGTACTACCAGTCACCCATCCTCTGTGGCCCAGATTCTTGTTATTTAAACGGGGTGACGTGTACGAACTTGCTAAGGGAATTACGCGAGTCTGCGGGAGAGCCTGGGTGCGGGAGATGCGAGCACTAGAGACAGAGGTGCCAAGAGTCATTAGGACGACCTCTGCCTGGCGGGCTCCCTGCCCGCGTCTAAGCGACCCGCGCCTCATGCCACCACGCTGTTCGGGCACCTCCCCTGCATCTTCAGACCCGGAAAGCCTCGAGAACCAGACCTCATTTCCTTCCCCCCAGCCAAGTGCGAACGAGCACTCGAGTCCCTGCCTCGCGCGCAACCGCCGAGAACCGCCAGGGAGGGACGCGAACGAGGGCAGCCCGCGTCCTTCTCAGCCCCGCCCCGCGGCGGGGGCTGGGGGAGCGACGTCACCGTGCTGCGCGCGCCCCCTCGCGGGAGCGCGGCCTGCATCCGCGCAGCCCTTCTTCGCATCTGGCCCCTGCCAATTGTAGGGGGAGGCGGGGGCGGCAGACTTGACTACCCCTTAAGTCCAGGTGACCTTGAGCCAAGCGCTTTCCATCTCACAGTCGTTCATCTGTAAAGCAGGGGTAATAATATTTGCCTAGCCTACCTCTCCCGGTTGTGAAACTCCACGGAGTTAATGAATAACGCTCATCTGCGGCTGCTTTTACATATATTGACTCCTGTGAACGTCTAATAATCCTAAGGAGGGCTGACGATGGCCAATGCCTGTTTTCGTCCATAAAACCGAGGCTGGAAAGGTTAACGGATGGGAAAACATTTTGTAAACTTCAAAGCACCAGGTAAGTTTAAGTCTCTGTTTCTctatctctgtgtctgtctctcagccctcatcacacacacacacacacacacacacacacacacacacacacacacacacacacacgtttttaGGTAGTGAAAGGCGTGGGAAAAGGTCCAGAGCCCAGAGCCTCACGTGACGGGGTGGTACCAtcacctgcctccctgcctccagaacATTGCAAAGAGGCATCTTCTGACATCCCAGGGATTCTAAGCCTCCTAGGACCCCGAATTCCCATGGCATCCTTCCTGCGAGAAACCAGCAAGGTCCTTCCTGATGTGTAGCCTCAGCCCCTCCTGTTGGTGAGTTCCTCACCCCCTACCACGGCCCTGCCCGTCTCTTGCCTGGTGCAGGTGGGCCAGGCAAGCCTTGAGTCCTGTGAATGACCCAGAAATCCAGGCAGTTGAGACCTGCGCATTAGGTGGTGCCTTGTGCCTGGGGCAGGACAAGTGTCAGGCAGCACGGTTAAGCAGGTCAGGGTTGTTTGCGGTGTCACCTGCCCCCTGCACCTTTCCCTGACTGTAACCTGCTCTGAGCTGAGCCGGTTTGGGGTTATGTTTTCCCTTCTTAGTCAGAGCGGACCCAGAACACTGACCAATGCCCAGGACAAAAAGGGCTGCCTGGTGGGTGTAATGGCAGGAGGAGGACAGACACTCTGGGGCCGAGCTGACCACAGCGGGTAGGCAGGACTCAGCCACACCCCCCAGGCCACACATAACTATGCCTTTACAGAGTCCAGACATTGATATTGAATATTAAAGAGAAAGTTACCAAAGATGTGCCCTATTTACAATTCCTGAATGGCTTAGACCACAGTTTCTGGCTTACGCACCCCACTCTCCTGAGATATTTCAGTCTTGCTCCTGACTTCAGCCATCGCCTCCTGAACGTCTCTCTTTGATGCCCCATAACCCTGAAATAGACTTCTAGACTCCTCCAGCCCAGAGTGGTTCTCCTCCCCTCAGcccccatttctttttctttttaaaacttatttcagttggaggctaattactttacaatcttgtggcggtttttgccatacattcacatggatcagccgtgggtgtacacgtgttccccatcctgactctccctcccatctccctccccatccccgtTTCTTTTTTTGACATGTTTTATTTTACGCATTCACTTAGCTGCGCcaggtcttcactgcagcatgtggggctGTCTCGATGCAGCgagcaggatctttagctgcagcgtGTAGGatctttctagttgtggcatgcaggatctagttccccagctagggatagaacctgggccctgCACTGGAATCACAAAGTGCCTCAGCCCCCACGTCTCTCACCCTGTCTCAGAAAAGGCATGCACCCtgcctctgccccacccctgTGTGAGCTCCCCACCttcagcctctcccttctccaagcTATGTCCCAAGGAGTCTCCAAgtgggtgttttgtttgtttggaacaACACAATTAACTGGCTTGATTTAGAAGGTTTAACGTATTTAGACTTATCCAACAGCTAGGTGATAGATACTTTTTCTTAAGCACACGTGGAGGGTTTATTAATATTAACCACATCCTAGATTACAAAGGAAGTCTCAAATACAAAAGTTCAGCACCATACACACCATTGTATATTGTTGacataaatgaaaagataatataAAACTGACCATTTTAAGCACTTTTAAATGGGTCAACAAAGGTACCATAAGGGTAATCAAAATCCTTTAAACTGAgttaaaaatactatatattgAAATTTGTGGGATATAGCTAAAATAGTACTTGAGAAGAAACTTATAGTCTTAAATCCTTCTGTCTGAAAAGGGGAAAGGCTGAAATTTAATATGCTAAGtattgaaattaagaaaatagaaaaagaacaacaGACTCATCCCCCCGAAAATAGAAGTCATGAGAAAAAGTTTagcaggaatttaaaaaataaaagaataaagtaaaaaaaattaaagaattaaacagaaaaattatgtaaataaaatagataagtccCTGGTGAAACTAttacaaaaagcaaaaagacacAAAAAACAATTGTAGGTGTGAAAAAGGAGACATACTTGAGACAGacagagatttaaaaattagTCAAGGAAATAGAATGCCATAATCTTTAAAGCTTTAAAGAAACATccagaagaatt
It encodes the following:
- the SLC29A1 gene encoding equilibrative nucleoside transporter 1 isoform X3, whose protein sequence is MTATKYFTNRLDMSQNMSLAPAEVSKDIQASASPLAPSPERTHLSTIFNNVMTLCAMVPLLIFTCLNSFLHQRIPQSVRILGSLVAILLVFLITAILVKVPLHELSFFVITMIKIMLINSFGAILQGSLFGLAGLLPASYTAPIMSGQGLAGFFASVAMICAIASGSKLSESAFGYFITACGVIILTIICYLGLPRLEFYRYYRQLKLKGPGEQETKLDLISKGEEAKPGQEETRFSAPSSQPTKESHSVRTILKSILVPAFSVCFVFTITIGIFPAVTAEVESSIAGTSAWKAYFIPVSCFLTFNVFDWLGRSLTAITMWPGKDSYWLPSLVLARLAFVPLLLLCNVQPRRNLPVIFEHDAWFIIFMAAFAFSNGYLASLCMCFGPKKVKPAEAETAGAIMAFFLSLGLALGAVFSFLFRAIV
- the SLC29A1 gene encoding equilibrative nucleoside transporter 1 isoform X2, with protein sequence MTTSHQPQDRYKAVWLIFFVLGLGTLLPWNFFMTATKYFTNRLDMSQNMSLAPAEVSKDIQASASPLAPSPERTHLSTIFNNVMTLCAMVPLLIFTCLNSFLHQRIPQSVRILGSLVAILLVFLITAILVKVPLHELSFFVITMIKIMLINSFGAILQGSLFGLAGLLPASYTAPIMSGQGLAGFFASVAMICAIASGSKLSESAFGYFITACGVIILTIICYLGLPRLEFYRYYRQLKLKGPGEQETKLDLISKGEEAKPGQEETRFSAPSSQPTKESHSVRTILKSILVPAFSVCFVFTITIGIFPAVTAEVESSIAGTSAWKAYFIPVSCFLTFNVFDWLGRSLTAITMWPGKDSYWLPSLVLARLAFVPLLLLCNVQPRRNLPVIFEHDAWFIIFMAAFAFSNGYLASLCMCFGPKKVKPAEAETAGAIMAFFLSLGLALGAVFSFLFRAIV
- the SLC29A1 gene encoding equilibrative nucleoside transporter 1 isoform X1; its protein translation is MSLEAGAGGAHGQDLPPASELGPPPTDRLGPLCPDPSAGKSGHPQAPEGGSCQPGITKNAITMTTSHQPQDRYKAVWLIFFVLGLGTLLPWNFFMTATKYFTNRLDMSQNMSLAPAEVSKDIQASASPLAPSPERTHLSTIFNNVMTLCAMVPLLIFTCLNSFLHQRIPQSVRILGSLVAILLVFLITAILVKVPLHELSFFVITMIKIMLINSFGAILQGSLFGLAGLLPASYTAPIMSGQGLAGFFASVAMICAIASGSKLSESAFGYFITACGVIILTIICYLGLPRLEFYRYYRQLKLKGPGEQETKLDLISKGEEAKPGQEETRFSAPSSQPTKESHSVRTILKSILVPAFSVCFVFTITIGIFPAVTAEVESSIAGTSAWKAYFIPVSCFLTFNVFDWLGRSLTAITMWPGKDSYWLPSLVLARLAFVPLLLLCNVQPRRNLPVIFEHDAWFIIFMAAFAFSNGYLASLCMCFGPKKVKPAEAETAGAIMAFFLSLGLALGAVFSFLFRAIV